In Ascaphus truei isolate aAscTru1 chromosome 5, aAscTru1.hap1, whole genome shotgun sequence, one genomic interval encodes:
- the TMEM230 gene encoding transmembrane protein 230 produces MMPSRSNAAASIPSSKVKYSKLSDTDEGYIDLQFKRSPPKIPYKAIALATILFMIGTLLIVIGALLLAGYISKGGNERAIPILIIGILVFLPGFYHLRIAYYASKGYRGYSYDDIPDFDD; encoded by the exons ATGATGCCATCACGGAGCAATGCCGCTGCAAGCATTCCCAGCAGCAAAGTGAAGTACTCCAAGCTTTCAGATACAGATGAAGGCTATATTGACCTTCAG TTTAAGAGGAGCCCTCCAAAAATTCCCTACAAGGCCATCGCCTTGGCAACCATCTTGTTTATGATCGGGACCCTGCTCATTGTGATCGGTGCCCTGCTTCTAGCTGGGTACATCAGCAAAGGG gggAATGAGCGAGCCATCCCGATTCTGATCATCGGGATTCTAGTGTTCCTGCCGGGGTTTTATCACCTCCGCATCGCGTATTACGCCTCCAAAGGATACCGTGGCTACTCCTACGATGACATCCCAGACTTTGATGACTGA
- the PCNA gene encoding proliferating cell nuclear antigen: MFEARLVQGSILKKVLEALKDLIDEACWDITSSGISLQSMDSSHVSLVQLTMRSDGFDTYRCDRNQSIGVKMTSMSKILKCAASDDIITLRAEDSADTVTMVFESPSQEKVSDYEMKLMDLDVEQLGIPEQEYSCVIKMPSGEFARICRDLSQIGDAVVISCAKDGVKFSASGELGTGNVKLSQTSNVDKEDEAVTIEMNEPVQLTFALRYLNFFTKATPLSPTVTLSMSADIPLVVEYKIADMGHVKYYLAPKIEDEEAA, encoded by the exons atgttCGAGGCTCGCCTGGTGCAGGGCTCCATCCTGAAGAAGGTGCTGGAGGCCCTGAAGGACCTGATAGACGAGGCCTGCTGGGACATCACGTCGAGCGGCATCAGCCTCCAGAGCATGGACTCGTCTCACGTCTCCCTGGTGCAGCTCACCATGCGCTCCGACGGCTTCGACACCTACCGCTGCGACCGCAATCAGTCCATCGGCGTCAAGATGACCAG tatgtctaaaaTCCTTAAGTGCGCTGCAAGTGATGACATCATCACCTTGCGGGCAGAAGACAGTGCGGATACCGTGACAATGGTGTTTGAATCTCCGA GTCAAGAAAAGGTCTCTGACTACGAGATGAAGCTGATGGATCTGGATGTGGAGCAGCTTGGAAttcca GAGCAGGAATATAGCTGTGTTATAAAGATGCCGTCTGGCGAGTTCGCACGCATCTGCAGGGACCTCAGCCAGATCGGTGATGCAGTTGTCATCTCTTGTGCAAAGGATGGTGTCAAGTTCTCTGCAAGTGGAGAGCTGGGAACTGGGAATGTGAAGCTGTCGCAGACATCGAATGTTGATAAGGAAGATGAAGCT gTGACAATAGAAATGAATGAGCCAGTCCAGCTTACATTTGCATTGAGGTACCTGAATTTCTTCACCAAAGCTACGCCCCTCTCTCCAACAGTAACACTTAGTATGTCTGCAGATATTCCACTAG ttgtGGAATATAAAATTGCAGATATGGGTCATGTGAAATACTACCTGGCCCCCAAGATTGAAGATGAAGAAGCTGCATGA